In Agromyces sp. Leaf222, the genomic window GTGGCAGTTGCCGAGCACCGGGAGCAGGTCGCGGTAGCCGTCGGGATCCATGCCCGCGAGCTCGCAGAACAGCAGGCGGATGAGCGTCGCGTGCGCCACGATCAGCACCCGCCCGTCGGGGAACTCCTCGACGAGCTCGTCGAACACCGGAACCGCCCGAGCGATGCCCGCCCGACCGGTCTCGCCGCCGGGGAACGGGTTGCTGGCCGGCGCCCGGCAGAACGCCGCCCATTCGTCGGGATACTGCTCGGCGAGCTCGTCGGGCGTGAGGCCCTCGGCGTCGCCGAAGTCGATCTCGACCAGGCGCGGCTCACTGCGCACGGGGAGCCCCGTCGTCTCGCCCGACGGCGCGGCCGAGCGCTGCGCCCGGCTCAGCGGCGAGGCGACGATCGCGTCGAGCTCGGAGTCGACCGCCCAGGCGCCGAGCGCGGCCGCCTGCCCGAGCCCGTGGCGCGTGAGCGCGACATCCGAGTTGCCGGCGTACCTGTGGTCTGCATGCCAGACCGTCTCGCCGTGTCGCGCCAGGAAGAAGGTCGTCATATCGCCAGCGTACGCATTCGAGGGTGGAACCGGCCGGGACATCCGTAGGCTGTCCCTCATGCACGGTGAGTACAAGGTCCCCGGTGGAAAGCTCGTGGTCGTCGACTTCGACGTCGTCGACGGCGTGATCCGCTCGCCCCGCGTCGCGGGCGACTTCTTCCTCGAGCCCGACGAGGCGCTCGCAGACCTCGACGCGTCCCTCGACGGCCTGGCCGCGGCATCTGATGCCAAGACCATCGCCGCCGCCGTCGCCGCGGGGCTTCGACCAGACGCGGTGATGCTCGGATTCTCGCCCGAGGCGATCGCGGTCGCCGTTCGACGTGCGCTGACGGATGCCACGAGCTGGTCGAACTACGAGTGGGAGGTCATCCACGACCCGGCCGTGTCGCCGCGCGTGCACCTCGCGCTCGACGAGGTGCTCGCCACCCGCGTGGGCGACGGGCGCCGCAAGCCGACCCTGCGCTTCTGGGAGTGGGACGAGTCGGCCGTCGTCATCGGCAGCTTCCAGTCCGTGAAGAACGAGGTCGACCCAGAGGGCGCCGAGCGCAACGGCTTCGACGTCGTGCGTCGCATCTCGGGCGGCGGCGCGATGATGATGGAACAGGGCAACGTCGTCACCTACTCGCTCTACGTGCCGGCCGAGCTCGTGCAGGGCATGAGCTTCGCCGACTCCTACGCATTCCTCGACGACTGGGTGCTGCAGGGCCTGCGCTCGATCGGCATCGAGGCGACCTACCAGCCGTTGAACGACATCGCGAGCCCGCTCGGCAAGATCGGCGGCGCCGCGCAGAAGCGCCTCGGCTCGGGCGGCGTGCTGCACCACGTGACCATGGCGTACGACCTCGACAACGAGAAGATGCTCGAGGTGCTGCGCATCGGCCGCGAGAAGATCAGCGACAAGGGCATCGCCTCGGCGGCGAAGCGCGTCGACCCGCTGCGCTCGCAGACCGGGCTCAGCCGCGGCGCGATCATCGAGGCGCTCATCCAGACGTTCACCTCGCTCTACGGCGCGACGCCCGGCGCCGTCGCTCCCGACGAGCTCGCCGAGGCCGAGGCGCTCGCCGAGTCGAAGTTCGCGACGAAGGAGTGGCTCTACCGCGTGCCGTGAGCCGGTGAACCAGGTCGCCCGGTAGCGCCGCGGCATCCGCCACCCGTGTGAGGAAGACTCATCCGGCGCAGGTAGACTCACCGGATGGATTGGTGGATCTGGCTCGTCGGCGCCGTGCTCGTCGCCGCCGTGCTGACGTACGCGGTGCGCCGCGGCTGGATCGACCTCTCCGACAAGACCCGCAAGGGCAAGCCCAGCGGCAGCGCCGTCATGATGATCGGCGACGAGGTCTTCGCCCCGCGCAAGTACGAGGCGCAGATCGAGCAGGAGCGCCAAGCCAGGCTGCCCGTGCCGGCGCCCGTTCCCGGTGACGGCGACAAGGGCATCTCGTACGCCGCGGCCGACGCCGACGACGGCGACCCCGACCGGTTCAAGGGCCGCATCCGCCTCGACGTCGAGCGCTGACCGCCGCCCGGGCCCGCCCGTCACTGCCAGACTGGAGCCCGTGACCCACGACGAGCCCGACCGCATCATCCACGCGGACAACCTCGCCGTGCTGCCGACGTTCCCCGACGGGCGTTTCACGCTCATCTACCTCGATCCGCCGTTCAACACGGGGCGGGCGCAGACCCGGCGCTCCACCAGCCACGTCAGGGTCGAGGCGAACGATGACGCGACGCGATCGCCGGGTTCCAAGCCCGCTGCCGGAACCATTACCGGGTTCGCGGGCAAGCGCTACGAGCGCATCCGAGGCGACCTGCTGCGCTACGACGACCGGTTCGACGACTACTGGGGATTCCTCGAACCGCGCCTCGTCGAGGCCTGGCGACTGCTCGCCGACGACGGCACCCTGTACCTGCACCTCGACTACCGCGAGGCGCACTACGCGAAGGTGCTGCTCGACGCCCTGTTCGGGCGCGAGTGCTTCCTCAACGAGCTGATCTGGGCCTACGACTACGGCGCGAAGGCGAAGCGAAAGTGGCCGACGAAGCACGACACGATCCTCGTGTACGTGAAGAACCCGTCGGCGTACTGGTTCGACTCGACCGCCGTCGACCGCGAGCCCTACATGGCGCCCGGGCTCGTGACGCCGGAGAAGGCCGTGCTCGGCAAGCTGCCGACCGACGTCTGGTGGCACACGATCGTGTCCCCGACGGGGCGTGAGAAGACCGGCTACCCGACGCAGAAGCCCGAGGGCATCCTGCGCCGTATCGTGCAGGCGTCGACGCGCGAGGGTGACTGGGTGCTCGACTTCTTCGCCGGCTCGGGCACGACGGGAGCCGTCGCGGCGACGCTCGGGCGACGCTTCGTGCTCGTCGACGAGAACGCCGAGGCGATCGCCGTCATGCGGGCGCGGTTCGCGAACATCGAGGGCGTCGAGTTCGCCTGAGCCGGTCGCCCGTGGGCGCGCCCCCCTTCTCGTAACCTCCTGTGGGGGAGTAGCGTCGGCCGGGTGACGGCTCCTGAACAGAACGCGCAGAACGCACCGGCACCGCTCATGACGCACCGGCAGATCCTGCTGGTGATCTTCGGACTCATGTCCGCCATGTTCCTGTCCGCACTCGACCAGACCATCGTGGGCACGTCGATGCGCACGATCGCCGACGACCTCGGCGGCCTCGAGCTGCAGGCGTGGGTGACCACGGCCTACCTCATCACGGCCACGATCACGACGCCGATCTACGGCAAGCTGAGCGACCTGTTCGGCCGGCGCCCGCTGTTCATCATCGCGATCGGGATCTTCCTGCTCGGCTCGCTGCTCTCGGGCATGTCGACGTCGATGTACGAGCTCGCGATCTTCCGCGCCATCCAGGGCATCGGCGCCGGCGGCCTCATGGCACTGCCGCTCGCGATCATGGGCGACATCCTCGCCCCCCGCGAGCGTGCGAAGTACCAGGGGTACTTCCTCGCGGTCTTCGGCGTCTCGAGCGTCATCGGGCCGCTGATCGGCGGCCTGCTCTCGGGCACGGAGGAGATCCTCGGCGTGGCCGGCTGGCGGTGGGTGTTCCTGGTGAACCTGCCGGTCGGCGCGGTCGCGTTGTTCATGGTCATCCGGTACCTGCACGTGCCGCGGTTCCATTCGGATCGCAAGGTGCGCATCGACTGGTGGGGCGCGACCTTCGTGGTCGTCGCGCTCGTGCCGCTGCTCATCGTGGCCGAGCAGGGCAGCGAATGGGGCTGGGGTTCTGCGTGGGCGATCGGATGCTACGTGGTCGGCGCGATCGGCATCGTCGTCTTCATCCTCGTCGAGATCTCGATGAAGCAGGACGCCCTGCTGCCGATGAAGCTCTTCCGCATCCCGACGTTCTCGGTCGTGGCCGGGCTCGGCCTGCTCGTCGGATTCGCGATGTTCGGTGCGATGATGACGATCCCGCTGTACCTGCAGCTCGTCGAGGGCGCGACGCCGGCCGAGAGCGGCCTGCTGATGCTGCCGATGATCCTCGGACTCATGGTCTCCTCCATCGCCAGCGGCCAGATCATCGCGCGCACCGGCCGGTACCGGATGTTCCCGATCATCGGCACCGCACTCATGGCCGCCGGATACCTGTGGCTGACGAACCTCACCGCCGATCAGGACATCTGGTTCATCATGGTCGGCATGGCCATCATCGGCCTCGGCCTCGGCCAGCTCATGCAGACGCTCACCATCGCCAGCCAGAACGCCGTCACCGCGCGCGACATGGGCGTCGCGACGAGCGCGTCGACGTTCTTCCGCCAGATCGGCGGCACGCTCGGCACCGCGGTGTTCTTCTCGCTGCTGTTCTCGCGCCTCGCCGAGACGCTCACGGCCGCCTTCAGCGACCCCGCGCTGATCGGGCCGATGACCGAGGCCATGCAGGACCCGGCCGTGCAGGCCGATCCCGCGAACGCCGAGATCCTCGCGCTGCTCGGCACGCAGGACCCGGCGAAGATCGGCGCGGCGCTCGACACCGACAGCTCGTTCCTCGTTGGCGCCGACCCGCGACTGGCCGAGCCGTTCCTCGTCGGCTTCAACGACGCGACGGTCTCGGTCTACTGGCTGGGCTTCATCATCGCGCTTGCCGCGTTCGCGGTGGCCTGGTTCGTGCCGGCACTGCCGTTGCGACAGGTGTCCGCGATGCAGGAGGAGGCCGACGCGAGCGCCGCAGAGGCGGTGGCCGTCGCGCAGATCGGCGTCGCCGAGGAACTCGACGAGGCGAGGGACCTTCGCGATGCCGAGCACCGAGCGGATGCCGCATCCGGGCGCCACGCGATGGCCGGCGCGCTCGGCGACGAACCCGAGATCGACGAGGTCGCGCACCGGGCGGCGCGACTCGCCGGGTCGCCGATCGAGCCGACGACGACGGGATCGATGCACGCGATCGACGGGGACGGCTCGCCCGGGCGTCGCTGACCCGAGGCGCACGCTCGGGGTGCAGGCTCAGGCGCTCGCCTGGGACGGCGGGCGCCCGGAGCCGCGCCTCAGGCGGAGGCCCGGCGCACGAGGTGCGTCGGCATGATGTTGCGTCGCGGTACGTCTTCGCCGGCGAGGTGGCGCAGCAGCAGGTCGGCCATCTCGAAGCCCATCGGCTCCGAGGGCTGGTGCACCGTGGTCAACGGGATCGCCGACGAGGTGGCCGCAGGGCTGTCGTCGAAGCCGACCACGGCGACGTCGCCTGGCACCGAGCGCTCGCGCTCGTGGAGCACGGCGAGTGCGCCGGTGGCCATGAGGTCGCTCGCCACGAAGATGCCGTCGAGGTCTGGGCGACGGTCGAGCAGACGCCGGGTCGCGGCGACCGCGCCGGCGACCGTGAAGTCGGCGGTCTCGACGGCGTCGGACGGCAGGCCCGCCTCGGCCATGCTGCGCCGGTAGCCCATGAGGCGGTCGACGCCTGCGGGCATGTCCTGGGGGCCGGTGATCGCGCCGATGCGCTTGCGCCCGACCGAGACGAGGTGGTCGGTGCCGATCGCGGCGCCGGCGACGTTGTCGACGTCGACGTACACCTGCTCGCCCGTGCCGGACGACGGGCGGCCGCCGAAGACGAGCGGGATGCTCAGGCCCTCGGCCTGCAGCAGGTCGTCGCCCTCGTGGTGCGAGATCACCAGCGCGCCGTCGACGACGCCGGATCGCAGGTAGCGAAGGGTCTTGTGCGCTGGGTCGTTCGAGGCGACGAGCAGGTTGAGCAGGTGCTCGCTCTCGTCGAGCCTGCGGGTGATGCCCTGCACGATGGCCGCGAAGTACGGGTCGCCGAAGAACATCGTGGTGTCTTCGGGCACGATCAACGCGATCGCCCCCGACGTGCGGCTCACGAGCGACCGCGCGGCGCGGTTGGGA contains:
- a CDS encoding histidine phosphatase family protein, which encodes MTTFFLARHGETVWHADHRYAGNSDVALTRHGLGQAAALGAWAVDSELDAIVASPLSRAQRSAAPSGETTGLPVRSEPRLVEIDFGDAEGLTPDELAEQYPDEWAAFCRAPASNPFPGGETGRAGIARAVPVFDELVEEFPDGRVLIVAHATLIRLLFCELAGMDPDGYRDLLPVLGNCHVTTIVYPWATESDASHHPRIRLLGYDVPPWHAKM
- a CDS encoding biotin/lipoate A/B protein ligase family protein, with translation MHGEYKVPGGKLVVVDFDVVDGVIRSPRVAGDFFLEPDEALADLDASLDGLAAASDAKTIAAAVAAGLRPDAVMLGFSPEAIAVAVRRALTDATSWSNYEWEVIHDPAVSPRVHLALDEVLATRVGDGRRKPTLRFWEWDESAVVIGSFQSVKNEVDPEGAERNGFDVVRRISGGGAMMMEQGNVVTYSLYVPAELVQGMSFADSYAFLDDWVLQGLRSIGIEATYQPLNDIASPLGKIGGAAQKRLGSGGVLHHVTMAYDLDNEKMLEVLRIGREKISDKGIASAAKRVDPLRSQTGLSRGAIIEALIQTFTSLYGATPGAVAPDELAEAEALAESKFATKEWLYRVP
- a CDS encoding site-specific DNA-methyltransferase, which translates into the protein MEPVTHDEPDRIIHADNLAVLPTFPDGRFTLIYLDPPFNTGRAQTRRSTSHVRVEANDDATRSPGSKPAAGTITGFAGKRYERIRGDLLRYDDRFDDYWGFLEPRLVEAWRLLADDGTLYLHLDYREAHYAKVLLDALFGRECFLNELIWAYDYGAKAKRKWPTKHDTILVYVKNPSAYWFDSTAVDREPYMAPGLVTPEKAVLGKLPTDVWWHTIVSPTGREKTGYPTQKPEGILRRIVQASTREGDWVLDFFAGSGTTGAVAATLGRRFVLVDENAEAIAVMRARFANIEGVEFA
- a CDS encoding MDR family MFS transporter is translated as MTHRQILLVIFGLMSAMFLSALDQTIVGTSMRTIADDLGGLELQAWVTTAYLITATITTPIYGKLSDLFGRRPLFIIAIGIFLLGSLLSGMSTSMYELAIFRAIQGIGAGGLMALPLAIMGDILAPRERAKYQGYFLAVFGVSSVIGPLIGGLLSGTEEILGVAGWRWVFLVNLPVGAVALFMVIRYLHVPRFHSDRKVRIDWWGATFVVVALVPLLIVAEQGSEWGWGSAWAIGCYVVGAIGIVVFILVEISMKQDALLPMKLFRIPTFSVVAGLGLLVGFAMFGAMMTIPLYLQLVEGATPAESGLLMLPMILGLMVSSIASGQIIARTGRYRMFPIIGTALMAAGYLWLTNLTADQDIWFIMVGMAIIGLGLGQLMQTLTIASQNAVTARDMGVATSASTFFRQIGGTLGTAVFFSLLFSRLAETLTAAFSDPALIGPMTEAMQDPAVQADPANAEILALLGTQDPAKIGAALDTDSSFLVGADPRLAEPFLVGFNDATVSVYWLGFIIALAAFAVAWFVPALPLRQVSAMQEEADASAAEAVAVAQIGVAEELDEARDLRDAEHRADAASGRHAMAGALGDEPEIDEVAHRAARLAGSPIEPTTTGSMHAIDGDGSPGRR
- a CDS encoding LacI family DNA-binding transcriptional regulator, which encodes MQGGDDIKTRPAVPTLEEVAREANVSRATVSRVVNGSPKVRPDVVTNVNAAIAKLNYVPNRAARSLVSRTSGAIALIVPEDTTMFFGDPYFAAIVQGITRRLDESEHLLNLLVASNDPAHKTLRYLRSGVVDGALVISHHEGDDLLQAEGLSIPLVFGGRPSSGTGEQVYVDVDNVAGAAIGTDHLVSVGRKRIGAITGPQDMPAGVDRLMGYRRSMAEAGLPSDAVETADFTVAGAVAATRRLLDRRPDLDGIFVASDLMATGALAVLHERERSVPGDVAVVGFDDSPAATSSAIPLTTVHQPSEPMGFEMADLLLRHLAGEDVPRRNIMPTHLVRRASA